The genomic DNA AGAACAACCTCGCTTCCTTGAACGGGATTGCCGCCGGTCCGCATTATCCCATGATGCAGCAGGATCATTTCTCTTGCGAGCAGCAGTCCGATTTCCGCCGCTTCTTCCATGACCTCATCCGTCTTCTTTTCTTCCGATCCTCTCACGGAACGGAAAAAATTATCTGTTATCGCCGTAATTCCACGGGAAAATTTTTTATCCGGCTGCATCCGGAGCCTGATTTCAATATATCGTCCGCCGGGTTTTTTGCGGCCCTTTTTAGAAAGACTTATGCGGATTTTCCCGTTTCGCGGCAGGCTGCGGATCTGTGAGAAGAGTATGGCCCCGATAATCCGTTCGAACTTGAGGCGGTCGATGTAAAGAACGTGTTTTTCCTCCGCGTGACTGAAAAGAAGCCGGATATTTCTTTCCGCCGCGCGGGCGGCGAAGGTTCTTGTGATGCTGTCGATGATCGGACTTATATCGGTTTTAGCGGCAGACAGCCCCATGGCGCGCCCCCCGATCCGCGAAAGATCGAGGATCTGGTCAACGAGGTCCGCGAGTCGTTTTGCATTTCTCTTTGCGATCAAGAGTTGTTCTTCAATGAGTTCCGGCCCCCCCTTTCGGTGCTGCTGCAGAAGGACATCGAGAGGCCCGCTGATGAGAGCAAGTGGTGTTTTGAGTTCGTGGGAGACGTTTTCATAAAAGGCTTTTTTGATTTCCACCCTTGAAAGGGCAAGGCGTTTTTCCTGTCTTTCACGGACAAAACGATACATACTGACTGCGGGAATCGCGAGGAAAAAACCGAGTGAGAACGGCAGCATCAGGGGAAGCGTTCGCATGAAAAAAAACCCGGAAACCGAATATAGTATAAAAAGAAGAAAAACGAAAGCGGCCGCGGGGTAGAAGACCTGGGATTTCCAGAAAGCGGCGCAGACACAGAGAAGGAATATCCCGATCGCATATATCAGGGTAATACCGATAGGGTCGCAGTCGCGTATGAAATTCTCTGTAAGTATCATGTTTGCCACGGTGAGGTGAATGCCGCTCAACGGGTAGAGGGGATCGAGGATGCCGGTTCCGTAATCGTTGACCCGTAATGATATATCGGAAAAGAGAACAAGGGTCCCCTCGGTGACATCGCGTATTTGATTCCGCCGATTGACGTCCGCCGCCGCTTCGACGATATTATGGACGGGAAACTGGAGAAAGGAGTCACCCCACCTGCCGGGGTAGTCGATGATCGCCCTGCCGCGGTCATCGACGGGTATGTTGATGTCCCGCGGTACCCCGGCCCCGATATGTGCGTTTTTTAGCAGGATGTGGCTGCCGAAGGAAACCTCGATGTCATCCCCCTTCACATGAAGAAGATCGCAGAGTGCGTGAAAGACGAGTGAAGGCACGTAACCGTCTTCAAACCGGTATATGAGGGGGAAACGCCTGTTGATGCCGTCTTCATCTGGTGAGGCGTTGATATGCCCCATGCCCCGGCATGCGGTTGCAAGGGCCGGAAAGACGGTTTCGACTGTTTCACCGGTAAAGGGAACCCCCTCGTGCAGTACGGCCGGATGCCAGATGTTCCGTTCGCCCGTTGTACCGGGGAATCCCCTTTCTCTTTCCTCTTTCCGTACGCCCGGTTCGCTTCCCCCTCTGAATATAACGGGGTAGTAAATATTTCCCGCTTCCAAGGTTTCCTCGACGAGTTCCGAGTCCCCGGGGCCGTCACCCCGCCGCTCGAAAACGAAATCGCAGGCGATCGAAGACGCTCCGGAACGGCCGAGGATGCCGATCATATCGGCGTAAAACCGGTGGTCCCACAATTTCGATCCGAGTTCGTCGTAACTTGTGTCGTTTACCGTAACATGGGTAAGGTAGGGGGAAACGGGCCCTTTCCCGAATAGACGGTAGCGCAGGCGGAAAAGGTTGTCGTTCAGCCGGGCGTTCCAGAGTCCGATAGCGTCTGCGAAAAGAAAACTGAGGATAAAGACAAAAAGAAACGAACCGGCGATAATGAGAAAAGTGGGGATAAGTTCGGTTTTTTTAATGCCTGATCCGGATCGTCCTGACATAGATATCATTCGATTGTACCAGAACCCCCCGGTCCCCTGCAACCTCTTCGATACCCCGGAAACTCCCGGAAATTCCAACGGGCGTTTCTTCTTTCTCCGCAAGGGGGCTCGACTCTTTCCCGATCGACCGGATACGCGCGAGAATTTCTTCCTGCGCGGCCTGTATTTTTTCGCCCCTGTCATTTCCCGTTTTCTCACGCAGCGATACATAGGCTGCGGTAAGCCGTTCGAGGTCATGCAGGCGCTGCGCGGAGGCGACAAGGTAGAAATATTCGACGCCTTCGGGTTCGTCCAGGCTGAACCATTCAGTCCCTTCCGGCACCGTGTAGCGTTTCCCCTGTTCGTAACCGTCATCGAAAAAAGCGGGCTCCGGGGGAAAGAGAAGGTGGAGGGAGTTTTCCGTGTCGAGAAGGTACAGGGAGACGAAGGCGCGTTCGATGGGTTCGATGTAGATTTTTATCAGGTCTCCGGGATTCATGGTAACCTCCGGGGGGGTACAGTCGACCGTCCATACACCTCCGTCCCTGTCGAGTGAGACGAGCGCCCACTTGAAGGAGAGTGCGGCCGATGGTTTCGTGGCAAAGGAAAGAAGGATGAGGGGGAGAAGGATGATGGATACTGCGAAGAATGACTGTTTCATTGCTGCCTCTTGTATTCGATTTAAAATAAAGCTGCAAGGGAAACGGTCCGACCGTTTCCCTTGCAGATGATGTTCCTGATTATTCGGCTTCGTAGCCCTGCCACCAGATGATCGCGCATCCGGACGTTCCCAATCTTCCGTTAGCGCCTTTTCCTCCCGGGCTCCCGGGTTGGGGACCGGTTGTATTCGGTATTCCCCCATTCCCGCCTTTACCGCCTTTGCCACCGTTGCCGCCGTCTCCGCCCGAACCATATCCATTGTATTCGGTATTATATTCACCCGGTGTTCCGGCCTGGCCGCCGCTGCCGCCGTTTCCTGGGGCACTCGGACCGCTTTCCGCGTTGCTGCCGTAGGAACCGTCGCCCCCGCGTCGGTAACCGGCTCTGCCGGCTCCGGCGTTTCCGCTTCCTCCGGGAGTTCCGGCAGTCGTACTTACGGCAGTCCCACCGTTTCCCCCTCCGCCGCCGTTTCCTCCGTTTGAACCCGCGGTGCCTTTTGGCCCTATGTAGGCATTGCTGCCGGAAAAGGTGAAGCGGGTGTCTTTATCGTTTGTGCCGATTTCAATATCGAATCCTTCCGATGGTATCGCGATGAAGAATGTACCGGTAAATCGTGCCGCAACAGCGGCATAACCGCTTCCGCCTCCGCCGCCTCCGCCGCCTCCTCCGCCGCTGCCGCCGACTCCGCCGCCGATATTGGAAGAATAATAAGCATCGCCACCGCTTCCGCCGTTACCGCCGTTGCCGCCGTTGCCGCCGTTGCCGCCGCTGCCGACAAGGGTGATATCAAGCATGAAATTATGCAGGCTGCCGTTGTTCGGTTTCCAGTTATTTATGGTGGATGTAATCCATGGATCGGTCACTCCGGAGACGACCCTGTTTCCCTTTCCCGAAAGATTGATCGTGTAAAGGATTTCTTCCGGATCGGTATCCGGCCTTATTTCGACAATGGCCGTTTTCAATCCATTACTGACCGGATTAAAATCGATTTCCTTGACGATACTCTCATCGGGCGACAACGTCGCCTGTTCCGAATTAATCGTAAAAACATTTTCTTCTTGTTCCATTTTAATGGTGATTCCGATTTCGGCTTCTCCGGTGTTTTTAATGGTGATGGATTTGGCAGTATGATTTTCCCTGACATCCTCTTCACCATACAAAGGAGAGCCTTCCCATAAAACGGTTTCAAAATCCAGTTCACCGCCGTTTGAGACCTCT from Spirochaetales bacterium includes the following:
- a CDS encoding sigma 54-interacting transcriptional regulator; the encoded protein is MSGRSGSGIKKTELIPTFLIIAGSFLFVFILSFLFADAIGLWNARLNDNLFRLRYRLFGKGPVSPYLTHVTVNDTSYDELGSKLWDHRFYADMIGILGRSGASSIACDFVFERRGDGPGDSELVEETLEAGNIYYPVIFRGGSEPGVRKEERERGFPGTTGERNIWHPAVLHEGVPFTGETVETVFPALATACRGMGHINASPDEDGINRRFPLIYRFEDGYVPSLVFHALCDLLHVKGDDIEVSFGSHILLKNAHIGAGVPRDINIPVDDRGRAIIDYPGRWGDSFLQFPVHNIVEAAADVNRRNQIRDVTEGTLVLFSDISLRVNDYGTGILDPLYPLSGIHLTVANMILTENFIRDCDPIGITLIYAIGIFLLCVCAAFWKSQVFYPAAAFVFLLFILYSVSGFFFMRTLPLMLPFSLGFFLAIPAVSMYRFVRERQEKRLALSRVEIKKAFYENVSHELKTPLALISGPLDVLLQQHRKGGPELIEEQLLIAKRNAKRLADLVDQILDLSRIGGRAMGLSAAKTDISPIIDSITRTFAARAAERNIRLLFSHAEEKHVLYIDRLKFERIIGAILFSQIRSLPRNGKIRISLSKKGRKKPGGRYIEIRLRMQPDKKFSRGITAITDNFFRSVRGSEEKKTDEVMEEAAEIGLLLAREMILLHHGIMRTGGNPVQGSEVVLSFLCGKDHLDPSEIKKPGQLYGGGRDEAGTIKITIAAKTHQATPVLKNCVLAVAGDRDMLTLIKTVLSPSCTVIEAVDACDGLDKAETHKPDCVVCTSYLPATDGDEFIKLIRESETVPSIPIVLLSDRPARRLPPDGSAAVPDEVIAVPFHPAELMAKVNYILSVYKAVRKTVTPTGGETPAGVKGPLHPSSPIVIAGNPDVSEVYQRVLIHDGITNIVVFEHEKKITAFLEVNQAAVLILDHSLSSGGILDFLTIVHEDHPEIPVIIVTGKSDPEDAVRCMKLGAFDYLVKPLSDGMFRGVVRRAIEQQKIDDTISSSVPRTRPRDVSYAEAFACIVTQNRHMYTLFETLASFSLSHEPILIEGESGVGKKLFARAVHTIYRDNEYFVPVNIAGIDDTLFSDTLFGHVKGAFTTAIESREGLIARAERGSIFLDEIGDLELASQVKLLELIEDHEYYPLGSDKKRASHARIILATNRDLKRKIKEGGFREDLYQRITHKITIPPLRERFDDLPLLLDHFFTAASASMGKKKPVWPAQLITLLKTYHFPGNVRELEAMIKNAVSLHKRKVLSLGYFRQYIEQQKHTEMNYSGKEGGPAGKKRLFDSGHFLSLREAEASHIHKALEAAGGNMTIAAQLLGLSLSALSRRLKKLK
- a CDS encoding DUF4384 domain-containing protein, with product MKQSFFAVSIILLPLILLSFATKPSAALSFKWALVSLDRDGGVWTVDCTPPEVTMNPGDLIKIYIEPIERAFVSLYLLDTENSLHLLFPPEPAFFDDGYEQGKRYTVPEGTEWFSLDEPEGVEYFYLVASAQRLHDLERLTAAYVSLREKTGNDRGEKIQAAQEEILARIRSIGKESSPLAEKEETPVGISGSFRGIEEVAGDRGVLVQSNDIYVRTIRIRH